The DNA segment GGCCCTGCCGACGTCCTCGCCAGGCGCCAGGGCCGCGGTCAGCTCCTCACCCCACCGCCGCAGCGCACCGTCGTCCACGTCCTGGCCCGCGTCCGCGAGCATCCGCGCCCACAGCCGGCCCACCGGGGCACCCTGGCCACACGCCTCGACGGTGTCCTTGAGAGCCGCCGGCAGCTCGGTGACAGGCCGGGCACACAGCAGGTGGTACGTCTCCTCCAGCCGGTAGGCGCGCCACGGCTCGTGGGTCCACAGCCTGTGGACATCCACGCCCGCCGCCGCCTCGGCCCGCCACCGCCCGAACGCCTCGGCGAGCCGCGCGTGGCGCCCCGCGAACTCGCGCTGGGACCGCTGCCGCTGGAGCCGGAGCATCGGCTCCCGCACGACGTCGTGGTACCGGACCCGGCTGCCGCGCTCGCTCACGAACGGCAGGCGGCACAGCCACGCGTAGAGCCCGGCCGCCGCCTCGTCGACGGCGGCGCGGAACACGTCCTCGTCGAGCCGGCGCGGCAGCGCGCACGCGAGGGCCGCGGACCTGCGCACCGGGTCGGGCTCCCACTTCAGGAAGCGTTCGACGGCGGTGGTGCTCGGGTCGCCGACGTCCTCGGCGCTGCCCGGGCGGCCCTCGGCGAGCATGGAGACCAGCAGCGGCAGGCGCCCGGAGAGCCGTAGCACCTCGTCGACCACCGTCTCGTCCGTGATGCCCTTGGCCGCGAGCAGCCCCCGCGCCTCCGCCTCGCTGAACGCCTCCAGCGGCAGGTCGGCCACGAAGTCGGCCCAGCCGCCCCAGCGGACCGCGTCGAACGGCCGCTGGCCCGCCAGCACCACGACCACGTGCGCGGGCAGCGCGCCGTACCGGTCCGTCGTCATCAGCTCGCGCAGCCAGCCGTCGAGGAACGGGCCCGTCCGCTCGTAGGTGTCGAAGAAGAGGACGATCCAGGGGGCGTCGGCCTCGGAGAGCTCGTCGACGAGGACGGGGGTGAGGGCGCGTTCGGGTGCCAGGACGAGCTGGACGTCGCCCTGGTCGTGGAAGCGGGCGCCGAGCGCTGCGCGCAGCCGGTCCGCGCTCTCGGCGACCTCGGCCGGGTCGAGCGCTCCGGCGAAGGCCCCGACCACCGGCACCAAGCCGAGGCCCGTCAGGCCCGCCCGTGCCACCGCCATGCTGCCCGCCGAGGGGCGCCCTCCCGGCGCGCCGTCCTCGGCGGCCTCCCGCAGGGACAGGGACTCGGCCTCCTGCCGCTTCTGCCGGTACGCGGCGAGCCGCTTCTCCAGCGCCTTCAGCGGCCGGCCCTGCCGGGCGAGGTCCGCGCCGACGGCGGCCAGCGCCTCGGGCACGCTGCCCACGGACTCGTCGAGGTAGGCGGTGAGGGCGCCCCGCTCGCGCGCGGCCTGCTCCATCTCCCGCACGAGGAACGTCTTGCCGACGCCCGCGGCACCGTGCACGTGGAAGAGGAAGCGGTGCCGGTCGTCCTCCGGGGGGAGGTCGAAGTTGCCCCGGAACGCGGCGAGTTCGTCCTGACGGCCGATGAACCCGGCACGCCGGCGGCGCCGGATGAGCTCGTGCATCGACGGCCCACGGCGCGTCATGTCCCCTCCCCACGCGGCCCTTTGCGGCTCGGGCCCGCAACCATCCTGCCTCAGCGCCGGGCAGGTGGGCGGGGGCCGTGCCCGATACGCAGCTCCGCTGCGGTGGGACGGCGCCCCGGCAGGGGCGCGGGGAACTGGGCGAGAAACCCCCACCGGCCGGTCGCCGACAACGAAACCGCAAGGGTCAGCGCCCCTTCAGGGGCGCGGGGAACTGCGCGAGAAGCCCCCACCGGCCGGTGGTCAAAAACCGACGCCGCGACAAGCTCGGCCCGGCGGCCCGCCGCAGGTGGATCGTGGTTGCTCGCGCAGTTCCCCGCGCCCCTTTTCCGGAACCGGGGTTGCCCTCAGTCCGTCAGGACCGGCAGCAGCTCGGGCAGGTGGCCGTCCGAATGGGTAGCCGCCCGCCGGCGTTCCTCGGGCACCTCCCCGTACAGCGTCGTCCTCGGCCGCGCCGGCCGCCCCGCCGCCTCCGCGATGGCGACCAGGTCGCGCACCGAGCGGTACGAGCCGTACTGGGAGCCCGCCATCCGGGAGATGGTCTCCTCCATCAGGGTGCCGCCCAGGTCGTTCGCGCCGGAGCGGAGCATCTCGGCCGCACCCTCGGTGCCCAGTTTGACCCAGCTCGTCTGGATGTTGGGGATGTAGGGGTGCAGGAGGAGGCGGGCCATGGCGGTGACGGCGCGGTTGTCGCGGAGGGTGGGGCCGGGGCGTGCGATGCCGGCGAGGTAGACGGGGGCGTTGGTGTGGATGAAGGGGAGCGTGACGAACTCGGTGAAGCCCTCCACGCCCTTCTCCAGCGCGCTGCGCTGCATGCCGGCCAGGGTGCGCAGGTGGCCGAGCCAGTGGCGGGGCTGGTCCACGTGCCCGTACATCATCGTGCTGGAGGTGCGCAGGCCGACCTCGTGGGCCGTGCCGATCACGTCGATCCAGGTGGCCGCCGGCAGCTTGCCCTTGGTGAGGATCCAGCGGACCTCGTCGTCGAGGATCTCGGCGGCCGTGCCGGGCAGCGAGCCGAGGCCGGCGTCGCGGGCGGCGGTGAGCCAGTCCCGTACGGACATGCCGGTGCGGGCGGCGCCGTTGACGACCTCCATCGGCGAGAACGCGTGCACGTGCATGCCGGGCACCCGCTCCTTCACCGCGCGCGCCAGGTCGAAGTAGGCGGTGCCGGGCAGGTCGGGGTGGATGCCGCCCTGCATGCAGACCTCGACCGCGCCGACGTCCCAGGCCTGCGCGGCGCGGTCGGCGACCTGCTCCAGGGAGAGCGTGTACGCGTCGGCGTCGGTGCGGCGCTGGGCGAAGGCGCAGAACCGGCAGCCGGTGTAGCAGACGTTGGTGAAGTTGATGTTCCTGGTGACGATGTAGGTGACGTCGTCGCCGACGACGGAGCGGCGCAGGTCGTCGGCGACCGTGCAGAGCGCGTCCAGCGCGGGCCCGTCGGCGTGCAGCAGGGCGAGGGCCTGCTCGTCGGTGAGCAGCGTGGGGTCGTCGGCGGCCTGCCGCAGCGCGGTGCGGACGTCGCCGTCGATGCGCTCGGGGGCCATCCCGGGCGCGGCAGCCTCGCGCAGCTCGGCCCAGTCGCCGTACACCTCGTCGAAGTCGTCGCGGCGGTCCGCGGTGCGGCCCTCGGTGTCAATGGTGCGGTGCAGGTCGGTGCGGCCGGCGGCGGTGAAGCCGTCCTCGGGCTCCTGCCAGGGCAGGCCGGCGGGGCGCGCGGACTCGTTCGCGAGGCCGGTCGCCGGGTCCGCGAGCGCGGTGACGTGCGGCAGCAGCCGGGGGTCGAGCCAGGGCTCGCCGCGGGTGATGAACTCGGGGTAGATCGTGAGGCGTTCGCGCAGCGTGAAGCCGGACTCGGCGGTGCGGGCGGCCAGCTCGTCGATCTGCGGCCAGGGGCGCTCGGGGTTCACGTGGTCGGGGGTGAGCGGCGAGACGCCGCCCCAGTCGTCGATGCCCGCGTCGATGAGCAGCGCGTACTCGCCGTCCACCAGGTTCGGCGGGGCCTGGATACGGGCGTCGGGGCCGAGGATGAGCCGGGCGACGGCCACGCACGCGGCCAGCTCCGCGAGCTCGGCGTCGGGCATGCCGCGCATGGCGGTGTCGGGCTTGGCGCGGAAGTTCTGCACGATGACTTCCTGCACGCCGTGGTAGGCGCGCTGCACGCGCCGGATCTCGAAGAGGGCGTCGGCGCGCTCCTCCACGCTCTCCCCGATGCCGATGAGGATGCCGGTGGTGAACGGCACATTGGAGCGCCCCGCGTCGTGCAGCACGCGCAGGCGCACGGCGGGCTCCTTGTCGGGGGAGCCGTGGTGCGGGCCGCCGGGCTCGGACCAGAGCCGGGTGGCGGTGGTCTCCAGCATCATGCCCATGGAGGGGGCGACGGGCTTCAGCCGCTGGAAGTCGGTCCAGCTCAGCACGCCGGGGTTGAGGTGCGGCAGCAGGCCGGTCTCCTCCAGCACCCGCACGGACATGGCGCGCACGTAGGCGAGGGTGTCGTCATAGCCGTGCGCGTCGAGCCACTCGCGGGCCTCCGGCCAGCGGTCCTCGGGCTTGTCGCCGAGGGTGAACAGCGCTTCCTTGCAGCCCATCTCCGCACCGCGGCGGGCGATGTCCAGGACCTCGTCCGGGGAGAGGAACATGCCGTGCCCGGCGCCGCGGAGCTTGCCGGGGACGGTGACGAACGTGCAGTAGTGGCAGCGGTCGCGGCAGAGGCGGGTGAGGGGGATGAAGACTTTCCTCGAGTACGTGAGCGTGCCGGGGCGCCCGGCCGCGGCGAGCCCGGCGTCCCGTACGCGGGCGGCGCTGGTGGTGAGTTCCCGCAGGTCCTCGCCACGGGCCTGGAGCAGGACGGCGGCCTCGGTGACGTCGAGCGCGACGCCGTTCCGCGCCCGCCTGAGCGCTCGGCGCATCGCTGTCGCGGTGGGTGCGGTGGGGGGCACAAGACGGTCATCGGTCATGAACCGAGCATACGATCGGCCTTCCGCCCTCTGTCGAACGGTCCGCGGCTTCCTGCGGAGGGCCGCGGCGTTTTTGCTCCGGTCACCCCGGCGCGCTCGCGCCTCCGGCGCCCCGGTGCCGCGGCACCCCGGCATCCCTGCTTCCCCGGTGCCCGGCGTGTTCGCGCCTGACGGCTTCGCGCCCAGCGGGTCTTCGGCCTGGCTCCCCCGCCGCGGTGGTTCAGCCTGTCGACCACCTGCGCGCACGACCCGATTGCTCGCGCCCACGCGGCGGAGCCGCATATCAACACAGCGCCGCGCCCCTATCGGGGCGCAGCCCCGCCTTCAAGGGGCGCGGGGAACCGCGCGACCAGCCACGACGAGACCGTCAGCTGCGCACCGACCCGCGGCCGCACCCCGCCAGGGGCGCGCAGCACGCGACAAGGGGCGCGGGGAACTGCGCAAAGAACCACCGGCGACCGTGAACAGGCGGGGCGGAGCGAGGGGCCGTGTGTGCGGCACGTGCCGCTCGCCTTCCCTTCCTCCCGAGTTAACGGCTCAATACGAGAGTCGACGACACCATCCACATCCACGCCGTACCGACCCTTATGGGGGGCACACACATGTGCGAGGACCACGCCAGACCCGACGAGACCACAGCACCCCGCACCGAAGGCACGCACCTCGGCCGGCGCGCCC comes from the Streptomyces sp. TS71-3 genome and includes:
- a CDS encoding bifunctional FO biosynthesis protein CofGH, whose amino-acid sequence is MTDDRLVPPTAPTATAMRRALRRARNGVALDVTEAAVLLQARGEDLRELTTSAARVRDAGLAAAGRPGTLTYSRKVFIPLTRLCRDRCHYCTFVTVPGKLRGAGHGMFLSPDEVLDIARRGAEMGCKEALFTLGDKPEDRWPEAREWLDAHGYDDTLAYVRAMSVRVLEETGLLPHLNPGVLSWTDFQRLKPVAPSMGMMLETTATRLWSEPGGPHHGSPDKEPAVRLRVLHDAGRSNVPFTTGILIGIGESVEERADALFEIRRVQRAYHGVQEVIVQNFRAKPDTAMRGMPDAELAELAACVAVARLILGPDARIQAPPNLVDGEYALLIDAGIDDWGGVSPLTPDHVNPERPWPQIDELAARTAESGFTLRERLTIYPEFITRGEPWLDPRLLPHVTALADPATGLANESARPAGLPWQEPEDGFTAAGRTDLHRTIDTEGRTADRRDDFDEVYGDWAELREAAAPGMAPERIDGDVRTALRQAADDPTLLTDEQALALLHADGPALDALCTVADDLRRSVVGDDVTYIVTRNINFTNVCYTGCRFCAFAQRRTDADAYTLSLEQVADRAAQAWDVGAVEVCMQGGIHPDLPGTAYFDLARAVKERVPGMHVHAFSPMEVVNGAARTGMSVRDWLTAARDAGLGSLPGTAAEILDDEVRWILTKGKLPAATWIDVIGTAHEVGLRTSSTMMYGHVDQPRHWLGHLRTLAGMQRSALEKGVEGFTEFVTLPFIHTNAPVYLAGIARPGPTLRDNRAVTAMARLLLHPYIPNIQTSWVKLGTEGAAEMLRSGANDLGGTLMEETISRMAGSQYGSYRSVRDLVAIAEAAGRPARPRTTLYGEVPEERRRAATHSDGHLPELLPVLTD